A region from the Azospirillum thermophilum genome encodes:
- a CDS encoding Smr/MutS family protein, which translates to MTRHRSPTAEERRLWRLAMRDADPLPGRAAELPEEPPVPEAEPVATSLAPPPAPMPPRDARPAGRPSLPPLTPGSITDMDRRTGDRFRKGQLVIDARIDLHGMTQAQAHGALAGFVHHAWAQGRRCVLVITGKGTWSGGAGVLRAAVPRWLADSALRPMILAIHPAQPKDGGDGALYVLLKRRRDHA; encoded by the coding sequence ATGACACGCCACCGTTCGCCGACCGCCGAAGAGCGGCGCCTGTGGCGGCTCGCCATGCGGGATGCCGATCCGCTGCCCGGCCGCGCCGCCGAGCTGCCGGAGGAGCCCCCTGTTCCCGAGGCGGAGCCGGTCGCCACCAGCCTCGCCCCGCCGCCGGCGCCGATGCCGCCGCGCGACGCCCGGCCGGCCGGGCGGCCCAGCCTGCCGCCGCTGACCCCCGGCTCGATCACCGACATGGACCGCCGCACCGGCGACCGCTTCCGCAAGGGGCAGCTGGTCATCGACGCGCGCATCGACCTGCACGGCATGACCCAGGCCCAGGCGCACGGCGCACTGGCCGGCTTCGTCCATCACGCCTGGGCGCAGGGGCGGCGCTGCGTGCTGGTCATCACCGGCAAGGGCACCTGGTCCGGCGGGGCCGGCGTGCTGCGCGCCGCGGTGCCGCGCTGGCTGGCCGACAGCGCGCTGCGCCCGATGATCCTGGCGATCCACCCGGCCCAGCCCAAGGACGGCGGCGACGGCGCGCTCTATGTCCTGCTGAAGCGGCGCCGGGACCACGCATGA
- a CDS encoding YraN family protein: MAELDALRRRAEGYGRLAEGLCRLSLRLKGYRILAQRLRTPMGEIDIVARRGSTIAIVEVKARADWGAASEAVGARQRGRLARAAHAWLAANPRYAGYALRFDVMLVTPWSWPRHLKDAWRA, translated from the coding sequence ATGGCTGAGCTCGACGCGCTGCGCCGGCGCGCGGAGGGATACGGCCGGCTGGCCGAGGGGCTGTGCCGCCTGTCGCTGCGGCTGAAGGGCTACCGCATCCTGGCCCAGCGGCTGCGCACCCCGATGGGGGAGATCGACATCGTGGCCCGGCGCGGCAGCACCATCGCGATCGTCGAGGTCAAGGCCCGCGCCGACTGGGGGGCGGCCAGCGAGGCGGTGGGGGCGCGGCAGCGCGGCCGGCTGGCCCGCGCGGCGCATGCCTGGCTGGCGGCCAACCCGCGCTACGCCGGCTATGCCTTGCGCTTCGACGTCATGCTCGTTACCCCTTGGTCCTGGCCGCGCCACCTGAAGGACGCCTGGCGGGCCTGA
- the gshB gene encoding glutathione synthase: MSLAVAFQMDPIESINIDTDSSFMMALEAQKRGHTLYHYHPRDLSLTGNRLTARVRAMTVVRKHGAHYTLGEPKPVDLSEMDVILMRQDPPFDMAYITATHLLEHVQPKVLVLNDPAEVRNAPEKLFVTHFPDLMPPTLITSDRQAILEFRAQYKDIIVKPLFGNGGAGVFHLKPDDENLGSLLELFTQLYREPVIVQKYLPEIRQGDKRIILVDGEPVGAVSRMPLEGEARANFHAGGSARKTELTRREQEICAAIGPVLREKGLVFVGIDVIGDYLTEINVTSPTGIQEINRLNGGQIESLLWDAIERRRAAAR, translated from the coding sequence ATGAGCCTCGCCGTCGCCTTCCAGATGGATCCGATCGAGTCCATCAACATCGACACCGACTCCAGCTTCATGATGGCGCTGGAGGCGCAGAAGCGGGGTCACACGCTCTACCACTACCACCCGCGCGACCTCAGCCTGACCGGCAACCGCCTGACCGCGCGGGTGCGCGCGATGACGGTGGTCCGCAAGCACGGCGCCCACTACACGCTGGGCGAGCCCAAGCCGGTCGACCTGTCGGAGATGGACGTGATCCTGATGCGCCAGGACCCGCCCTTCGACATGGCCTACATCACCGCCACCCACCTGCTGGAGCATGTCCAGCCCAAGGTGCTGGTGCTGAACGACCCGGCCGAGGTGCGCAACGCCCCGGAGAAGCTGTTCGTCACCCATTTCCCCGACCTGATGCCGCCGACGCTGATCACCAGCGACCGCCAGGCCATCCTGGAGTTCCGGGCGCAGTACAAGGACATCATCGTCAAGCCGCTGTTCGGCAACGGCGGCGCCGGCGTCTTCCACCTGAAGCCGGACGACGAGAACCTGGGCTCGCTGCTGGAGCTGTTCACCCAGCTCTACCGCGAGCCGGTGATCGTGCAGAAGTACCTGCCGGAGATCCGCCAGGGCGACAAGCGCATCATCCTGGTGGACGGCGAGCCGGTGGGCGCGGTCAGCCGCATGCCGCTGGAGGGCGAGGCCCGCGCCAACTTCCATGCCGGCGGCAGCGCCCGGAAGACCGAACTGACCCGGCGCGAGCAGGAGATCTGCGCCGCCATCGGCCCGGTGCTGCGCGAGAAGGGTCTGGTCTTCGTCGGCATCGACGTGATCGGCGACTATCTGACGGAGATCAACGTCACCTCCCCCACCGGCATCCAGGAGATCAACCGCCTGAACGGCGGCCAGATCGAAAGCCTGCTGTGGGACGCCATCGAACGCCGCCGCGCCGCCGCCCGGTAA
- a CDS encoding cupin domain-containing protein, producing the protein MRHTVVPIERSRIADDETGIPAVFGAVLDGQPMEIHRNLFDDATGRFSCGVWQCSPGLVAMTDWPYDEFCVLLTGRVVITPDGGSPREYKAGDALVLPKGFTGTWDIRETVRKYYAIQRRPSPIARVKGFVKGLLGPRLKPRSAF; encoded by the coding sequence ATGCGCCACACGGTCGTGCCCATCGAGCGCAGCCGCATCGCCGACGACGAGACCGGCATCCCCGCCGTCTTCGGCGCCGTGCTCGACGGCCAGCCGATGGAGATCCACCGCAACCTGTTCGACGACGCGACCGGCCGCTTCTCCTGCGGGGTGTGGCAGTGCAGCCCGGGCCTCGTCGCCATGACGGACTGGCCCTATGACGAGTTCTGCGTCCTGCTGACCGGCCGGGTCGTCATCACGCCCGACGGCGGCAGCCCGCGGGAATACAAGGCGGGCGACGCGCTGGTGCTGCCCAAGGGCTTCACCGGCACCTGGGACATCCGGGAGACCGTACGCAAATACTACGCGATCCAGCGCCGCCCCTCGCCGATCGCCCGCGTCAAGGGGTTCGTGAAGGGACTGCTCGGCCCGCGGCTGAAGCCCAGATCGGCTTTCTGA
- a CDS encoding LutB/LldF family L-lactate oxidation iron-sulfur protein translates to MHPTTHAFPENARKALSDERLQGVLNKTGVGFIEKRRAAAARLPEFEALRDQARDMKNHVLANLDLYLEAFEARVTERGGEVHWCRTDAEAREAILRICQQAGARTVTKGKSMISEEIGINPYLEANGMTPVETDLGEYIIQLRNEPPSHIIAPAVHLSKEDVAETFRAAHTELPPDRPLTEPTVLVAEARRMLRQKFLAADVGITGANMMVAETGSTIIVTNEGNGDLTQTLPRVHIVLASIDKVVPTLEDATLVLRVLARSATGQEASAYTTVSTGPRRPGDLDGPEQFHVVLLDNGRSALLGTEFQDVLRCIRCGACMNHCPVYGAVGGHAYGWVYPGPIGSVMQPALLGVEEAGHLPNASTFCGRCEAVCPMRIPLPKMMRHWREKEFEAGLQPPSIRKGLSLWGWFARRPALYHAATRMAVGMLGRLARGKGRFASLPLARGWTAFRDMPAPQGETFQQQWAKRRAATTQGTGQGTKR, encoded by the coding sequence ATGCATCCGACCACCCACGCCTTTCCCGAAAACGCCCGCAAGGCGCTGAGCGACGAGCGGCTGCAGGGCGTCCTCAACAAGACCGGCGTCGGCTTCATCGAGAAGCGCCGCGCCGCCGCCGCCCGCCTGCCGGAGTTCGAGGCGCTGCGCGACCAGGCGCGCGACATGAAGAACCATGTGCTGGCGAACCTGGACCTCTATCTGGAGGCCTTCGAGGCCAGGGTGACGGAGCGCGGCGGCGAGGTCCACTGGTGCCGCACCGACGCCGAGGCGCGCGAGGCCATCCTGCGCATCTGCCAGCAGGCCGGCGCCCGCACCGTCACCAAGGGCAAGTCCATGATCTCCGAGGAGATCGGGATCAATCCTTACCTGGAAGCCAACGGGATGACGCCGGTCGAAACCGACCTCGGCGAATACATCATCCAGCTCCGCAACGAGCCGCCCAGCCACATCATCGCCCCCGCCGTCCACCTGTCGAAGGAGGACGTGGCCGAGACCTTCCGCGCCGCCCACACCGAACTGCCGCCCGACCGCCCGCTGACCGAGCCGACCGTGCTGGTGGCCGAGGCGCGGCGCATGCTGCGCCAGAAGTTCCTCGCCGCCGATGTCGGCATCACCGGCGCCAACATGATGGTGGCGGAGACCGGCTCCACCATCATCGTCACCAACGAGGGCAACGGCGACCTCACCCAGACCCTGCCGCGCGTCCACATCGTGCTGGCCTCGATCGACAAGGTGGTGCCGACGCTGGAGGACGCGACGCTGGTGCTGCGGGTGCTCGCCCGCTCCGCCACCGGGCAGGAGGCGTCGGCCTACACCACCGTCTCCACCGGCCCGCGCCGGCCGGGCGACCTCGACGGGCCGGAGCAGTTCCACGTCGTGCTGCTCGACAACGGCCGCTCCGCCCTGCTGGGCACCGAGTTCCAGGACGTGCTGCGCTGCATCCGCTGCGGCGCCTGCATGAACCACTGCCCGGTCTATGGCGCGGTCGGCGGCCATGCCTATGGCTGGGTCTATCCCGGGCCGATCGGCTCGGTGATGCAGCCGGCCCTGCTCGGCGTCGAGGAGGCCGGGCACCTGCCCAACGCCTCCACCTTCTGCGGGCGCTGCGAGGCGGTCTGCCCGATGCGCATCCCGCTGCCCAAGATGATGCGCCACTGGCGCGAGAAGGAGTTCGAGGCCGGGCTGCAGCCGCCCTCGATCCGCAAGGGCCTGTCCCTCTGGGGCTGGTTCGCCCGCCGCCCGGCGCTCTACCACGCCGCCACCCGCATGGCGGTGGGGATGCTCGGCAGGCTCGCCCGCGGCAAGGGGCGCTTCGCCAGCCTGCCGCTCGCCCGCGGCTGGACCGCGTTCCGCGACATGCCCGCCCCGCAGGGCGAAACCTTCCAGCAGCAATGGGCGAAACGCCGGGCGGCGACCACACAGGGAACCGGGCAGGGGACGAAGCGATGA
- a CDS encoding OmpA family protein translates to MRFSSFLPLILLAVAQPAAAQSPAASPAVPMGPNPSECEIQAALLGTAGPGCSAVILPRGPAPAPGSPAATAPALPPAVALPAPVAPAALAKPVLRAAFRVEFDFNSARIRPESRETLDRVAAVMTAREAGRTRFRIVGHTDAVGGDSVNLALSRKRAQAVVDYLVTRHQVRRDRLEASGLGARELLLPEEPKAAANRRVEIVNLGE, encoded by the coding sequence ATGCGCTTTTCATCCTTCCTGCCCCTGATTCTCCTCGCGGTTGCGCAACCTGCCGCCGCCCAGTCGCCGGCCGCGTCCCCCGCCGTCCCGATGGGGCCGAACCCCAGCGAGTGCGAGATCCAGGCCGCCCTGCTCGGCACGGCGGGGCCGGGCTGCAGCGCGGTCATCCTGCCGCGCGGACCGGCCCCCGCGCCGGGATCGCCGGCCGCCACCGCTCCGGCCCTGCCGCCCGCCGTCGCCCTACCGGCCCCGGTGGCGCCGGCCGCCCTGGCGAAGCCGGTGCTGCGTGCCGCCTTCCGGGTGGAGTTCGACTTCAACTCCGCCCGCATCCGGCCGGAGTCGCGGGAGACCCTGGACCGGGTGGCGGCGGTGATGACGGCGCGCGAGGCCGGGCGCACCCGCTTCCGCATCGTCGGCCATACCGACGCGGTGGGCGGCGACTCCGTCAACCTCGCCCTCTCCCGGAAGCGGGCGCAGGCGGTGGTCGATTATCTCGTCACCCGTCACCAGGTCCGGCGCGACCGGCTGGAGGCGTCGGGCCTCGGCGCCCGCGAGCTGCTGCTGCCCGAGGAGCCCAAGGCGGCGGCCAACCGCCGGGTGGAGATCGTCAATCTCGGCGAATAG
- a CDS encoding DUF6683 family protein — translation MSVRLLVVLGLAAVAMTGAAAGVAQAQMISPMLYEGPRILLQDHADPARPDDRAPGARNRPGTAAPAAVDPAALRYTPSKARRTANLKQFVAKTRAADPAGAADLERMFAEGDVIERIGTALAPYGLRIDDLADAYTVYWINAWQATRGTNAETSRATNAAVRAQAAQALAATPGLLRAADATKQELAESLLVQAALIDAAVTQARGDAARLRAVGAAVAEGARSMGLDLGAVELTEQGFVRTRQRG, via the coding sequence ATGTCGGTGCGGTTGCTCGTTGTCCTCGGTCTCGCGGCCGTCGCGATGACCGGTGCGGCGGCCGGCGTGGCGCAGGCGCAGATGATCAGCCCGATGCTCTATGAAGGGCCGCGGATCCTGCTGCAGGACCATGCGGATCCTGCCCGGCCCGATGACCGGGCTCCGGGCGCCCGCAACCGGCCGGGCACCGCGGCACCGGCGGCGGTCGATCCGGCGGCGCTGCGCTACACGCCGTCCAAGGCGCGGCGGACCGCCAACCTGAAGCAGTTCGTCGCCAAGACGCGGGCGGCCGATCCCGCGGGTGCCGCCGACCTGGAGCGGATGTTCGCCGAGGGCGACGTCATCGAGCGGATCGGGACGGCGCTCGCCCCCTACGGCCTGCGCATCGACGATCTCGCCGACGCCTATACAGTCTATTGGATCAACGCCTGGCAGGCGACGCGCGGCACCAACGCCGAGACCTCGCGCGCGACCAATGCGGCGGTGCGGGCGCAGGCGGCGCAGGCGCTGGCCGCGACGCCGGGACTGCTGCGCGCCGCCGATGCGACCAAGCAGGAGCTGGCGGAGTCGCTGCTGGTCCAGGCCGCGCTGATCGACGCCGCCGTCACCCAGGCCAGGGGAGACGCCGCGCGGCTGCGCGCGGTGGGCGCCGCCGTCGCCGAGGGCGCGCGCTCCATGGGGCTAGACCTCGGCGCGGTCGAACTGACCGAGCAGGGCTTCGTCCGCACCCGCCAACGGGGATGA
- a CDS encoding SirB1 family protein, with product MTSPADSIATARGILRRVGQQPDDQIDLAEAALALGALDRPEADLDEYRRHVATLAADLAARVPPQGEDGLEARAALLREVIIERHGYSGDHETYDDLQNANLLRVIDRRRGLPVALGILFLHAARAQGWRMVGLNFPGHFLVRLDAGPQRAILDPFNEGQMRSPAELRDLLKATAGVEAELSPDHYQPVSNRDVLLRLQNNIKLRHLSAHDVAKALEVLEAMRLFAPDEPALWRETGLLEAHSGNLASAIDSLETFMDLTDDERHRYQTASLIQQLKQRLN from the coding sequence GTGACCAGCCCTGCCGACAGCATCGCCACCGCCCGCGGCATCCTGCGCCGGGTCGGCCAACAGCCCGACGACCAGATCGATCTGGCCGAGGCGGCGCTGGCGCTCGGCGCGCTCGACCGGCCGGAGGCCGACCTGGACGAGTACCGCCGCCATGTCGCGACGCTGGCAGCCGACCTCGCCGCCCGAGTCCCGCCGCAGGGGGAGGACGGGCTGGAGGCCCGCGCCGCCCTGCTGCGCGAGGTGATCATCGAGCGCCACGGCTATTCCGGCGACCACGAGACCTACGACGACCTGCAGAACGCCAACCTGCTGCGGGTGATCGACCGCCGCCGCGGCCTGCCGGTGGCGCTGGGCATCCTGTTCCTGCACGCCGCCCGCGCCCAGGGCTGGCGGATGGTCGGGCTGAACTTCCCCGGCCACTTCCTGGTCCGGCTGGATGCCGGGCCGCAGCGCGCCATCCTCGACCCCTTCAACGAGGGGCAGATGCGCAGCCCCGCCGAGCTGCGCGACCTGCTGAAGGCCACCGCCGGGGTGGAGGCGGAGCTGTCGCCCGACCATTACCAGCCGGTCTCCAACCGGGACGTGCTGCTGCGCCTGCAGAACAACATCAAGCTTCGCCACCTGTCGGCCCATGACGTGGCCAAGGCGCTGGAGGTGCTGGAGGCCATGCGGCTGTTCGCCCCCGACGAGCCGGCCCTGTGGCGCGAGACCGGCCTGCTGGAGGCGCATTCCGGCAATCTGGCCAGCGCCATCGACAGCCTGGAGACCTTCATGGACCTGACCGACGACGAGCGGCACCGCTACCAGACCGCCTCGCTGATCCAGCAGCTGAAGCAGCGCCTGAACTGA
- a CDS encoding helix-turn-helix domain-containing protein: MTPFGERVRSLRETRGVTLKQMAADLHISSAYLSALEHGKRGKPSPMLLRQICAYFGIIWDEAEELERLADLSHPRVTVDTSGLTPRATELANRLAERIHDLDEPALDRMLAILDEAPVRRKPARRRPPRG; encoded by the coding sequence ATGACCCCCTTCGGCGAACGGGTGCGGTCCCTGCGCGAGACCAGGGGCGTCACGCTGAAGCAGATGGCGGCCGACCTGCACATCTCCTCGGCCTATCTGTCGGCGCTGGAGCACGGCAAGCGGGGCAAGCCCTCGCCGATGCTGCTGCGCCAGATCTGCGCCTATTTCGGCATCATCTGGGACGAGGCGGAGGAGCTGGAGCGTCTGGCCGACCTGTCGCACCCGCGGGTGACGGTGGACACCTCCGGCCTGACGCCCCGGGCGACCGAGCTGGCCAACCGTCTGGCCGAGCGCATCCACGACCTCGACGAGCCGGCGCTGGACCGCATGCTGGCGATCCTCGACGAGGCCCCCGTCCGTCGGAAGCCCGCCCGCCGCCGCCCGCCGCGCGGCTGA
- a CDS encoding (Fe-S)-binding protein — protein MPDSRSSTPHSPGPRVGLFVTCLVDLMRPSVGFAAVTLLERAGCTVEVPEAQTCCGQPAFNSGDRRTAQDLARATIRAFEAFDYVVVPSGSCGGQIRHHYPELLADDPAWAPRARHVAARTYELVSFLADVLRVEDPGVRYDGVVTYHDSCSGLRELGIKEQPRRLLSKVEGLTLNELPSAEVCCGFGGTFCVKYPDISNRMVEAKTADIAATGADTLLAGDMGCLMNMAGKLKREGSPIKVRHVAEVLAGDTATPAIGEGG, from the coding sequence ATGCCGGATTCCCGTTCCTCCACCCCGCACAGCCCCGGTCCGCGGGTCGGGCTGTTCGTGACCTGTCTCGTCGATCTGATGCGCCCGTCCGTCGGCTTCGCCGCCGTCACCCTGCTGGAGCGCGCCGGCTGCACCGTCGAGGTGCCGGAGGCGCAGACCTGCTGCGGCCAGCCGGCCTTCAACAGCGGCGACCGCAGGACCGCGCAGGACCTCGCCCGCGCCACCATCCGGGCGTTCGAGGCGTTCGACTATGTCGTCGTCCCCTCGGGCTCCTGCGGCGGGCAGATCAGGCATCATTACCCGGAGCTGCTGGCCGACGACCCCGCCTGGGCGCCGCGCGCCCGCCATGTCGCCGCCCGCACCTACGAGCTGGTCTCCTTCCTCGCCGACGTCCTGCGGGTCGAGGATCCCGGCGTGCGCTACGACGGGGTGGTGACCTATCACGACAGCTGCTCGGGCCTGCGCGAGCTGGGCATCAAGGAGCAGCCGCGCCGCCTGCTGTCGAAGGTGGAGGGGCTGACGCTCAACGAGCTTCCCTCGGCGGAGGTCTGCTGCGGCTTCGGCGGCACCTTCTGCGTCAAGTATCCGGACATCTCCAACAGGATGGTCGAGGCCAAGACCGCCGACATCGCGGCGACCGGCGCCGACACGCTGCTGGCCGGCGACATGGGCTGCCTGATGAACATGGCCGGCAAGCTGAAGCGCGAGGGCTCGCCCATCAAGGTGCGCCACGTCGCGGAGGTGCTGGCCGGCGACACCGCCACGCCGGCGATCGGGGAGGGGGGCTGA
- the rsmI gene encoding 16S rRNA (cytidine(1402)-2'-O)-methyltransferase has translation MATPIGNAADITLRALDTLSRADAIACEDTRVTAKLMGIHGIHTPFVSYHEHNAARMRPVLIGRMRQGEAIALVTDAGTPLVSDPGYKLVRECVAAGVAVTTLPGPSAPLAALVLSGLPTDRFLFAGFLPNKASARRTAIGELKGVPATLVFFESPQRLPDSLADLAELLGPREAAVARELTKLYEEVRRGPLPELAAHYAAAGPPRGEVVLVIAPPGAEETAGADDVDGLLREALGRLSVRDAAADVAARTGQPRREVYARALELARDGTVAKGEEDG, from the coding sequence ATCGCGACGCCAATCGGCAACGCGGCGGACATCACGCTGAGGGCGCTGGACACGCTGTCCCGGGCCGACGCCATCGCCTGCGAGGATACGCGGGTGACGGCGAAGCTGATGGGCATCCACGGCATCCACACCCCCTTCGTCTCCTACCATGAACATAACGCGGCACGCATGCGTCCGGTCCTCATCGGTCGCATGCGGCAGGGGGAGGCCATCGCCCTGGTCACCGACGCCGGCACGCCGCTGGTCTCCGACCCCGGCTACAAGCTGGTGCGGGAGTGCGTGGCGGCCGGGGTGGCGGTGACCACCCTGCCCGGCCCGTCGGCGCCGCTGGCGGCGCTGGTGCTGTCCGGCCTGCCGACCGACCGCTTCCTGTTCGCCGGCTTCCTGCCCAACAAGGCGAGCGCCCGGCGCACCGCCATCGGCGAGCTGAAGGGGGTGCCGGCGACGCTGGTGTTCTTCGAGTCGCCGCAGCGCCTGCCCGACTCGCTGGCCGACCTGGCCGAGCTGCTCGGCCCGCGCGAGGCGGCGGTGGCCCGCGAGCTGACCAAGCTGTACGAGGAGGTGCGGCGCGGCCCGCTGCCGGAGCTGGCCGCCCATTACGCCGCGGCGGGGCCGCCCAGGGGGGAGGTGGTGCTGGTCATCGCCCCGCCGGGGGCGGAGGAGACCGCCGGGGCGGACGATGTCGACGGCCTGCTGCGCGAGGCGCTGGGCCGCCTGTCGGTCCGCGACGCCGCCGCCGACGTCGCCGCCCGCACCGGCCAGCCCAGGCGCGAGGTCTATGCCCGCGCCCTGGAACTCGCCCGCGACGGCACGGTTGCGAAGGGGGAGGAGGATGGCTGA
- the treF gene encoding alpha,alpha-trehalase TreF produces the protein MQRKVVLVLAALLLCAFDRAPPTPADLYGPLFEAVQLGRLFKDGKTFVDAVPKRAPQAILEDYRRTAPSGEALRAFVEANFQLPPETAVPSPQNKDRRPLLRHIAALWPHLKRPPLTPPPGSSALGLPAPYVVPGGRFREIYYWDSYFTMLGLVQDGQDALVDSMLADFESLIERFGHIPNGTRSYYLSRSQPPFFTYMLDLVGEADPATERRRVAALQREHAFWMAGAGCLDASGACARVVRMPDGSLLNRYWDDRATPRDESYAEDVATASASGRPKEQVYRDLRAAAESGWDFSARWLADPQSLASIRTTGIVPVDLNSLLWALERAISRRCVFLADVVCVREYEGRATARQAAILRYLWVPGEGRFGDWDRGSGAVTPVVSAATLYPLFVDLATPEQADAVAALTARLLVAPGGLRTTLLRTGQQWDSPNGWPPLQWVGVIGLSRYGHEALARDIAGRWIGTVEQAYRDTGKLLEKYNVEDRLPGGGGEYPLQDGFGWTNGVTRALIARYPDLHRH, from the coding sequence ATGCAGCGCAAGGTCGTTCTGGTTCTCGCCGCCCTTCTGCTCTGCGCCTTCGACCGGGCACCGCCGACGCCGGCCGACCTCTACGGCCCGCTGTTCGAGGCGGTGCAGCTCGGCCGGCTGTTCAAGGATGGCAAGACCTTCGTCGATGCGGTGCCGAAGCGCGCGCCCCAGGCGATCCTGGAGGATTACCGCCGCACCGCTCCGTCCGGCGAGGCGCTGCGCGCCTTCGTCGAGGCCAACTTCCAGCTCCCGCCCGAAACGGCGGTGCCCTCGCCGCAAAACAAGGACCGCCGCCCGCTGCTGCGCCACATCGCGGCGCTGTGGCCGCATCTGAAGCGCCCGCCGCTGACCCCGCCGCCGGGCAGTTCCGCGCTCGGCCTGCCGGCGCCCTATGTCGTGCCGGGCGGGCGGTTCCGCGAGATCTACTACTGGGACAGCTATTTCACCATGCTCGGCCTCGTCCAGGACGGGCAGGACGCGCTGGTCGACTCGATGCTGGCCGACTTCGAAAGCCTGATCGAGCGGTTCGGCCACATCCCCAACGGCACGCGCAGCTATTACCTCAGCCGCTCGCAGCCGCCCTTCTTCACCTACATGCTCGACCTGGTGGGGGAGGCCGATCCGGCGACCGAGCGGCGGCGGGTCGCCGCCCTGCAGCGCGAGCACGCCTTCTGGATGGCGGGGGCCGGGTGCCTCGACGCCTCCGGCGCCTGCGCGCGGGTGGTGCGCATGCCGGACGGCAGCCTGCTGAACCGCTACTGGGACGACCGCGCCACCCCGCGCGACGAATCCTATGCCGAGGACGTGGCGACCGCCTCCGCCTCCGGCCGGCCGAAGGAGCAGGTCTACCGCGACCTGCGCGCGGCGGCGGAGAGCGGCTGGGACTTCAGCGCGCGCTGGCTCGCCGATCCGCAGTCGCTGGCGAGCATCCGCACGACCGGGATCGTGCCCGTCGACCTCAACAGCCTGCTGTGGGCGCTGGAGCGCGCCATCTCCCGGCGCTGCGTCTTCCTGGCCGACGTCGTCTGCGTCCGGGAGTATGAAGGCAGGGCCACCGCCCGGCAGGCGGCCATCCTCCGCTATCTCTGGGTGCCGGGAGAGGGGCGCTTCGGCGACTGGGACCGCGGCAGCGGGGCCGTCACGCCGGTGGTGAGCGCCGCCACCCTCTATCCGCTCTTCGTCGATCTCGCGACGCCGGAGCAGGCCGATGCCGTCGCCGCCCTGACCGCCCGGCTGCTGGTGGCGCCCGGCGGGCTGCGCACCACGCTGCTGCGGACCGGCCAGCAGTGGGACAGCCCGAACGGCTGGCCGCCGCTGCAGTGGGTCGGGGTGATCGGCCTGTCGCGCTACGGCCACGAGGCGCTGGCCCGCGACATCGCCGGCCGTTGGATCGGCACGGTGGAGCAGGCCTATCGCGACACCGGCAAGCTGCTGGAAAAATACAATGTCGAGGACCGGCTGCCCGGCGGCGGCGGGGAGTACCCGCTGCAGGACGGCTTCGGCTGGACCAACGGGGTCACCCGCGCGCTGATCGCCCGCTATCCCGACCTCCATCGCCACTAG
- a CDS encoding LutC/YkgG family protein, whose amino-acid sequence MTGGNSARAQMLAGIRKALGPGGGADARAAVAERLSRHPRNLVPARGQLPQDQQVELFAGMAAEVAATVERLPALADVPAAVASYLAGLNLPAEIRVAPDPELDSVPWAERPTLTVSRGAARDGDGASVTGAFAAIAETGTLMLASGDGHPTTLNFLPDTHIVVLRKGKVVGTYEEAWDRLRAAAGGFATGMPRTVNFVTGPSRTGDIEQKIELGAHGPRRLHILLVEE is encoded by the coding sequence ATGACCGGCGGCAATTCGGCCCGCGCGCAGATGCTGGCGGGGATCCGCAAGGCGCTCGGCCCCGGCGGCGGGGCGGATGCCCGTGCCGCGGTGGCGGAGCGGCTGTCCCGCCACCCGCGCAACCTCGTCCCCGCCCGCGGCCAGCTCCCGCAGGACCAGCAGGTCGAGCTGTTCGCCGGCATGGCGGCGGAGGTCGCGGCGACGGTGGAGCGGCTGCCCGCCCTTGCCGACGTTCCGGCCGCCGTCGCCTCCTACCTCGCCGGGCTGAACCTGCCGGCCGAGATCCGCGTCGCCCCGGATCCGGAGCTGGACTCCGTCCCCTGGGCGGAGCGGCCGACCCTGACCGTCAGCCGCGGTGCGGCGCGCGACGGCGACGGCGCCTCGGTCACCGGCGCCTTCGCCGCCATCGCCGAGACCGGCACGCTGATGCTGGCCTCCGGCGACGGCCACCCGACCACGCTGAACTTCCTGCCCGACACCCACATCGTCGTGCTGCGCAAGGGCAAGGTCGTCGGCACCTACGAGGAGGCGTGGGACCGGCTGCGCGCCGCGGCCGGGGGCTTCGCCACCGGGATGCCGCGCACCGTCAACTTCGTCACCGGCCCGTCGCGCACCGGCGACATCGAGCAGAAGATCGAGCTGGGCGCCCACGGTCCCCGCCGCCTGCACATCCTGCTGGTCGAGGAATAG